One genomic window of Paeniglutamicibacter sp. Y32M11 includes the following:
- the trpS gene encoding tryptophan--tRNA ligase — MHDHQLSPPLSMLSTDPAAEQGSSLEHQLRDHPERFRVLTGDRPTGSLHLGHYFGTLQNRVRLQNLGVESFVLIADYQVLTDRDVAKNLEPAVHGLVLDYLAVGIDPLCTTIFTHSAIAALNQLLLPFLSLVSVAELERNPTVKDEITHSKQSSVSGLMFTYPVHQAADILFCKANVVPVGKDQLPHLELTRTIARRFNTRYASEQRIFAEPAALLSAAPLLLGTDGGKMSKSRGNAVALADDADTTARLIRGAKTDSLRKISYDPEHRPEVSSLVLLAALCQGKDPHEVAEELGSSGSGALKSLVIDAVNEHLAPIRARRIELAKDPGYLRDVLRAGNERANDVAELTLEEVRKAMKTYY, encoded by the coding sequence ATGCACGATCACCAGCTATCCCCACCATTATCAATGCTCAGCACGGATCCGGCTGCGGAGCAGGGATCATCGCTCGAACACCAGCTTCGGGATCATCCCGAGCGTTTCCGGGTCCTCACCGGCGATCGACCGACGGGGTCATTGCACCTCGGCCACTATTTCGGCACGCTGCAGAATCGTGTCCGACTACAAAACCTCGGTGTTGAGTCCTTTGTCCTGATCGCCGACTACCAGGTACTGACAGACCGGGACGTGGCCAAAAACCTCGAACCGGCCGTCCACGGATTGGTTTTGGACTACTTGGCGGTGGGTATCGATCCACTATGCACCACCATTTTCACGCACAGCGCCATCGCTGCCCTCAACCAATTACTACTCCCGTTCCTCTCTCTGGTCTCGGTCGCGGAATTAGAACGCAATCCCACCGTTAAGGATGAGATAACGCATTCGAAGCAGTCCTCGGTCAGCGGTCTTATGTTCACCTATCCGGTGCATCAGGCAGCCGACATCTTGTTCTGTAAGGCCAATGTGGTGCCGGTCGGCAAAGATCAGCTGCCGCACCTTGAACTCACGCGCACCATCGCGCGGCGGTTTAACACCCGTTATGCCTCGGAACAGAGGATCTTCGCCGAACCTGCCGCCTTACTCTCCGCCGCTCCACTGCTGTTGGGCACCGACGGCGGAAAGATGAGCAAGAGCCGCGGTAACGCGGTGGCGTTGGCGGATGATGCCGATACAACTGCTCGCCTGATACGTGGCGCTAAAACGGATTCCCTTCGGAAGATTTCCTACGACCCCGAGCACCGGCCGGAAGTCTCCAGCCTTGTTTTGCTCGCTGCGCTGTGTCAGGGCAAAGACCCACACGAGGTTGCCGAAGAGCTCGGCTCCTCTGGTTCGGGCGCCCTGAAATCTCTGGTCATCGACGCGGTTAACGAGCATCTGGCGCCAATCAGGGCGCGGCGGATCGAACTGGCAAAAGACCCGGGTTACCTCCGTGATGTCCTGCGGGCCGGCAATGAACGTGCCAATGATGTCGCCGAGCTGACCCTAGAAGAAGTCAGAAAGGCCATGAAGACCTACTACTGA
- a CDS encoding acyl-CoA dehydrogenase, with translation MSTEQLSAETTNVSIDVAALGEQLLGNWAAIRKEARALAGSEALRGTPGLSMDDHRDRVFAQLQELVNAKSVHRAFPKHLGGEDNHGGSIASFEELVTADPSLQIKAGVQWGLFGCAVLHLGTEEHHNKWLPGIMSLEIPGAFAMTEIGHGSDVASIGTTATYDVAAQEFVINTPFKAAWKEYLGNAGVHGKAAVVFAQLITKGVNHGVHAFYTDIRDENGFLPGVGGLDDGLKGGLNGIDNGRLHFDNVRIPRTHLLNRYGNVTEDGTYSSPIHSPGRRFFTMLGTLVQGRVSLDGAATAASKIALQIAVTYGNQRRQFNASSDTHEETIMDYQRHQRRLLPRLARTYASSFAHEELLEKFDGVFSGATDTDADRQDLETLAAALKPLSTWDALDTLQEAREACGGSGFIAENRFTALRADLDIYVTFEGDNNILLQLVGKRLLTDYGQEFRQLNAGVLARYVVKQAENVALHRTGLRSVGQFIADTGNERKSANFFKDEANQRALLTDRINTMVAEIADALRGVNPKDRAASAAAFNEKQDALIAAARAHGELLRWEAFTRALAKTPDAGTRTVLTWLRDIYALSLIEENLGWYLMNGRLSMQRARTLSGYINILLARVRPHAQDLVDAFGYGPEHLRATIANGGEAERQDEAQEYYRKLRASADAPLDEKVLIAREKAAKKMAHEPTAKK, from the coding sequence GTGAGCACCGAACAACTTTCCGCAGAAACCACCAACGTGAGCATCGATGTTGCAGCCCTCGGCGAGCAACTGCTGGGCAACTGGGCCGCAATCCGCAAAGAAGCCCGCGCACTGGCCGGTTCCGAGGCCCTGCGTGGCACCCCGGGACTGAGCATGGACGATCACCGCGATCGTGTTTTTGCCCAGCTCCAAGAGCTAGTCAACGCCAAGTCCGTCCACCGCGCCTTCCCCAAGCACCTCGGCGGGGAAGATAATCACGGTGGATCCATCGCCAGCTTTGAAGAACTTGTCACCGCAGATCCCTCCCTGCAGATCAAGGCCGGCGTGCAGTGGGGTCTCTTCGGCTGCGCGGTGCTCCACCTTGGCACCGAAGAGCACCACAATAAGTGGCTGCCGGGCATCATGTCCCTGGAGATCCCCGGTGCCTTCGCCATGACAGAGATCGGACATGGATCCGATGTGGCCTCCATCGGCACCACCGCTACTTACGATGTGGCGGCGCAGGAATTTGTCATCAACACGCCGTTCAAGGCCGCATGGAAGGAATACTTGGGCAATGCCGGTGTGCACGGCAAGGCAGCCGTGGTCTTCGCCCAACTGATCACCAAGGGAGTTAATCACGGCGTTCATGCCTTCTACACGGACATTCGTGATGAGAACGGATTCCTGCCCGGTGTCGGCGGCCTCGACGACGGGCTGAAGGGCGGACTCAACGGCATCGACAACGGTCGGTTGCACTTCGACAATGTCCGCATCCCGCGCACCCATTTGCTCAACCGCTACGGAAACGTCACCGAGGACGGCACCTACTCCTCCCCCATCCACTCCCCGGGCCGGCGCTTCTTCACCATGCTCGGCACTCTGGTCCAGGGCCGTGTATCGCTGGACGGTGCGGCCACCGCCGCCTCGAAGATCGCCCTGCAGATTGCCGTGACCTACGGTAATCAGCGCCGCCAGTTTAACGCCTCCTCGGACACCCACGAGGAAACGATCATGGACTACCAGCGCCACCAGCGCCGGTTGCTCCCCCGACTGGCGCGCACCTACGCGTCATCCTTCGCCCACGAGGAATTGCTGGAGAAGTTCGACGGCGTGTTCTCCGGAGCCACCGACACCGACGCGGATCGTCAGGATCTTGAGACGCTGGCCGCGGCACTCAAGCCGCTGAGCACCTGGGATGCACTCGACACGCTGCAGGAAGCCCGCGAGGCCTGCGGCGGTTCCGGCTTCATTGCAGAAAACCGTTTCACCGCCCTGCGCGCGGACCTGGACATCTACGTCACCTTCGAGGGTGATAACAACATCCTGCTGCAGCTGGTGGGCAAACGCCTGCTGACCGACTACGGCCAGGAGTTCCGCCAACTTAACGCCGGCGTCCTGGCCCGCTACGTGGTGAAGCAGGCAGAAAACGTGGCACTGCACCGCACCGGGCTGCGCTCGGTCGGCCAGTTCATCGCCGATACCGGGAACGAGCGCAAGAGCGCGAACTTCTTCAAGGACGAGGCCAACCAGCGGGCGCTGCTCACCGACCGGATCAACACCATGGTCGCCGAGATCGCCGATGCCCTGCGTGGGGTCAACCCCAAGGACCGTGCCGCCTCGGCCGCTGCCTTCAACGAAAAGCAGGATGCGCTCATCGCTGCGGCCCGCGCGCACGGCGAACTGCTGCGCTGGGAGGCCTTCACTCGCGCCCTGGCCAAGACTCCGGATGCCGGTACCCGTACCGTGCTGACCTGGCTGCGTGATATCTACGCGCTATCACTGATCGAGGAGAACCTCGGCTGGTACCTGATGAACGGACGCCTCTCGATGCAGCGGGCTCGTACGCTGAGCGGCTACATCAATATCCTGCTGGCTCGGGTGCGCCCGCACGCCCAGGATCTGGTGGACGCCTTCGGTTACGGCCCGGAGCACCTGCGGGCCACCATCGCCAACGGTGGCGAAGCCGAGCGCCAGGACGAGGCTCAGGAGTACTACCGCAAGCTGCGTGCCAGCGCGGATGCGCCGCTGGATGAAAAGGTGTTGATCGCCCGCGAAAAGGCGGCCAAGAAGATGGCACACGAGCCGACTGCCAAGAAGTAG
- a CDS encoding SDR family NAD(P)-dependent oxidoreductase, translating to MTEKFPEADLVNNDDLFTAAELEAAIKVLGLVHRLEPEDERHIAVRRATGKMFKSAKRHRKNEKRSAINAADRAVVERTATGSPQRLDDETLGLDLSTPTDEHTAGEYIKPRGCYICKKRYTTVDAFHHYLCPECAAAGRERRDARADLSGKRALLTGGRAKIGMHIALRLLRDGAHTTITTRFPRDAARRFAALEDSADWIHRLRIVGIDLRDPSQVISLADRIAAEGPLDILINNAAQTVRRTSNSYLHLVESETQPLPAELEFVAGGPEVWGEANPPSEHPRALASAFRLEDSALLVPATNTSYDAQAVADLAMTAGSATLERIAAGTAIDAGGLVPDVVTENSWTQILGDVDALEMLEVQLCNVTAPFLLASRLRPALAASDAHRKYIVNVSAMEGQFSRRYKGAGHPHTNMAKASLNMLTRTSAEEMLQTDRILMSAVDTGWITDERPHDSKVRMVAEGWHAPLDLIDGAARVYQPIVDGERGIDLYGCFLKDYEPSPW from the coding sequence ATGACTGAGAAATTTCCTGAGGCCGATCTGGTCAACAACGACGATCTTTTCACCGCTGCCGAGCTCGAGGCCGCCATCAAGGTGCTGGGTTTGGTTCACCGGCTAGAACCGGAAGACGAGCGTCACATCGCCGTGCGCCGAGCCACCGGAAAGATGTTTAAGTCCGCCAAACGACACCGCAAGAACGAAAAGCGCTCGGCCATCAACGCCGCCGATCGCGCGGTTGTTGAGCGGACCGCCACCGGCTCCCCCCAGCGCCTGGATGATGAGACCTTGGGGCTGGATCTGAGCACCCCGACCGATGAGCACACGGCCGGTGAGTACATCAAGCCGCGTGGTTGCTACATTTGCAAGAAGCGCTACACCACGGTGGATGCCTTCCACCATTACCTGTGCCCCGAGTGTGCTGCAGCCGGCCGCGAACGCCGTGACGCCCGCGCCGACTTGAGCGGCAAGCGTGCCCTGCTCACCGGTGGCCGAGCCAAGATTGGCATGCACATCGCCCTGCGTTTGCTGCGCGATGGTGCCCACACCACCATCACCACGCGCTTCCCGCGCGATGCTGCCCGGCGTTTTGCCGCGTTGGAGGACTCCGCGGACTGGATTCACCGACTGCGCATCGTGGGTATCGATTTGCGTGATCCCTCCCAGGTCATTTCCCTCGCCGATCGCATTGCGGCCGAGGGGCCACTGGACATCCTGATTAACAACGCGGCGCAGACCGTCCGACGCACCTCGAACTCGTACCTGCATCTGGTGGAGTCCGAAACCCAGCCGCTTCCGGCCGAACTTGAATTTGTGGCAGGTGGCCCCGAGGTGTGGGGCGAGGCCAATCCGCCCTCCGAGCATCCGCGCGCCCTGGCCAGTGCCTTCCGTCTGGAGGACTCAGCGCTGCTGGTTCCGGCGACGAACACGAGCTACGACGCACAAGCGGTGGCCGATCTGGCAATGACAGCAGGTTCCGCCACGCTGGAGCGGATCGCCGCGGGAACCGCCATCGATGCCGGCGGTCTGGTGCCCGATGTGGTCACCGAGAACTCCTGGACGCAGATCTTGGGAGATGTCGACGCGCTGGAAATGCTGGAGGTTCAGCTGTGTAACGTCACCGCCCCGTTCCTGCTGGCCTCGCGCCTGCGCCCGGCGCTGGCGGCAAGCGACGCGCACCGCAAGTACATCGTGAACGTCTCGGCCATGGAAGGTCAGTTCTCCCGCCGCTACAAGGGTGCCGGCCATCCGCACACCAATATGGCCAAGGCCTCGCTGAACATGCTCACACGCACCAGCGCCGAGGAAATGCTGCAGACCGATCGGATCTTGATGTCCGCGGTAGATACCGGCTGGATCACCGATGAGCGGCCACACGATTCCAAGGTCCGCATGGTGGCCGAGGGCTGGCATGCGCCGCTGGACTTGATCGACGGCGCGGCGCGGGTTTACCAGCCCATCGTTGACGGGGAACGCGGCATCGACCTTTACGGTTGCTTCCTGAA
- a CDS encoding PspA/IM30 family protein: MTKNSIFSRLFRIGKSNANAALDALEDPQKMLDQQVRDYSNNIAEAETAVAQTIGNLRMMEEDHTIALTEAKEWGAKALAASNKAEEFAASGDGANAEKFNKLATLAIQRQMASEKKASSTAPSIESQRKIVEQLKTGLTTMSTKRQELVSKRDELVARARNAKTQGQMMDAVKALDMSDPTSEIGRFESKIRSDEARVRGAAELASSSLDAQFASLEDLGESTEVEARLALMKGQKNVLEEAPAADALEEAPQPSEIEARLAALKAKNQ, encoded by the coding sequence ATGACGAAGAACTCTATTTTTTCCCGCCTTTTCCGCATTGGAAAGTCCAACGCCAATGCGGCATTGGATGCCTTGGAAGATCCGCAGAAGATGCTGGATCAGCAGGTTCGCGACTACAGCAACAACATCGCAGAAGCCGAAACCGCCGTCGCTCAGACGATTGGGAACCTGCGCATGATGGAGGAAGACCACACGATCGCCCTAACCGAGGCCAAGGAGTGGGGCGCCAAGGCACTGGCCGCATCCAATAAGGCGGAGGAATTTGCGGCATCGGGTGACGGCGCAAATGCCGAGAAGTTTAACAAGTTGGCGACGTTGGCCATTCAGCGTCAAATGGCAAGTGAAAAGAAGGCTTCTTCCACCGCGCCGAGCATCGAGTCGCAGCGCAAGATTGTGGAGCAGCTCAAGACCGGTCTGACCACCATGTCAACCAAGCGCCAGGAACTGGTCTCGAAGCGTGATGAGCTGGTGGCTCGTGCCCGCAACGCCAAGACTCAGGGCCAAATGATGGATGCCGTAAAGGCCCTGGACATGAGTGATCCGACATCGGAGATTGGGCGCTTCGAGTCCAAGATTCGTTCGGATGAAGCCCGCGTGCGTGGTGCTGCGGAACTGGCGTCTTCCTCCCTGGACGCCCAGTTCGCCTCCCTTGAGGATTTGGGTGAGAGCACCGAGGTTGAGGCGCGTTTGGCCCTGATGAAGGGACAGAAGAACGTGCTGGAAGAGGCACCCGCCGCAGACGCCCTCGAAGAGGCACCGCAGCCTTCGGAGATCGAGGCTCGGCTGGCAGCACTGAAGGCCAAAAATCAGTAA
- a CDS encoding maleylpyruvate isomerase family mycothiol-dependent enzyme: MVSQSSSVIWPVVHAERRALLHDVRSLTAEGWRVTSLCEGWDVHDVVAHLIDSARTTRWGFVRRMALARFDFDEDNARGVSKERGENPSATLTAFQEILDFTRTPPAHLATRLVEAFVHGEDIRVPLGIVRDYPVEHVATALRYQLATSAKLGGGRELARGYTLAATDIDLVHGSGPEVRGSALSLLLAVSGRVATRNSLTGPGAASFGDRIIR; this comes from the coding sequence ATGGTGTCCCAATCTAGCTCCGTGATTTGGCCGGTAGTCCACGCCGAACGCCGAGCCCTACTCCACGATGTTCGATCGCTAACGGCCGAAGGCTGGCGCGTCACCTCGCTGTGTGAGGGCTGGGACGTGCACGACGTGGTGGCGCACCTGATTGACAGTGCCAGGACCACTCGATGGGGCTTCGTGCGGCGAATGGCTCTGGCTAGATTCGATTTTGATGAGGACAACGCTCGTGGGGTGTCCAAGGAACGAGGCGAGAATCCCTCGGCGACCTTGACCGCCTTCCAAGAGATTCTCGATTTCACCCGCACCCCGCCGGCACACCTCGCCACCAGATTGGTTGAGGCATTTGTCCATGGGGAAGACATCCGTGTGCCACTGGGCATCGTTCGTGATTACCCGGTTGAACACGTGGCCACGGCGCTGCGCTATCAGCTGGCAACCAGCGCCAAGCTCGGCGGAGGCAGGGAATTGGCACGGGGGTACACGCTGGCTGCCACGGATATCGATCTCGTGCACGGGAGTGGACCGGAGGTCCGCGGCTCCGCGCTCAGCCTACTTCTGGCGGTCTCTGGGCGTGTTGCCACGCGAAATTCACTGACCGGGCCCGGCGCCGCGAGCTTCGGTGACCGAATCATCCGGTAA